In Aerosakkonema funiforme FACHB-1375, one DNA window encodes the following:
- a CDS encoding COG3650 family protein, with translation MENSSSPSTDANLIAQNTANSQEFIARGTEPFWNVTVNRRGIVYSTPEVRNRRYPYTAPLAAMGRPADLVRVYRLNGQPSGVLVIKKVNACSDGMSDNVYPYDATLILGNQVMEGCAQKR, from the coding sequence ATGGAAAACTCTAGTTCACCAAGCACTGACGCTAACCTTATTGCTCAAAATACTGCCAATAGTCAAGAATTCATCGCCAGAGGTACTGAACCATTTTGGAATGTTACCGTTAATCGTCGTGGCATTGTCTATTCAACACCAGAGGTCAGAAATCGACGATACCCATACACCGCACCTTTGGCAGCAATGGGTCGTCCTGCGGATTTAGTACGAGTTTATCGACTCAACGGTCAACCTAGCGGCGTACTGGTGATTAAGAAAGTCAATGCTTGTAGTGATGGGATGTCAGATAATGTTTACCCCTACGATGCAACTCTTATCTTAGGAAATCAAGTGATGGAAGGTTGTGCCCAAAAAAGGTAA
- a CDS encoding VIT domain-containing protein, with product MTQTIEQQPGGLYVETPDRQKIAFPLKHTEVQAKVAGNISRVEVTQTFENPFTTTLEAVYIFPLPDEAAVDDMLIRIGDRTIKGSIKKRQEAQQIYEQAKQQGRTAGLLEQERDNIFTQSLANIKPGEEIDVIIRYSDSLKFEAGNYEFVFPMVVGPRYIPGTTIEGNTTGGGSAAAPMTLNQDTDLVPDASRLNAPILPSGTRSRHDINVNVEIDAGVAIRDVRSPSHQIQVTHEEQIVRVKLADGDTISNKDLILRYQVTGDRTQTTVLTQADEKGGHFAVYLIPAIAYQPNQKIGKDVVFLIDTSGSQAGAPLMQCQELMRRFINELNPDDTFSIIDFANTTQQLSPVPLANTPHNRSLAIQYINKLNAGGGTELLRGIRAVLNFPVTDPGRLRSIVLLTDGYIGNENQILAEVQRHLKSGNRLYSFGAGSSVNRFLLNRIAEIGRGISRIIRHDEPTDEVVEKFFRQINNPVLANINLQWEGDGESPTIYPSTPPDLFAEQPLVLFGRKQDCRAGKLHVTGVAAGGTRYQQTFNLNFQETGNPAIAQLWGRSRIKDLMNRMVSGDTKAGVEAVTDTALTYQLLSQYTAFVAVSDDVRVDPTDASVSVQVPVEMPEGVSYEGIFGNVAYNSAPAIARAASDPPEFLQRRKVNYSATVRPAPMSPSSPASAMESSDEFDITLINPGLMFEDDEQLQAPNPQRPGIPPARRSPGMSSVPRLQVISATGLDNSAIALLTQHLESIQLAAGVSGDLVFELQVSKGRVRQVVLDEQASSVKEQTVIEAIRRALLIWRPMPSITSTVVVTLRIQP from the coding sequence ATGACTCAGACTATCGAACAACAACCAGGTGGCTTATACGTTGAAACTCCCGATCGACAAAAAATCGCCTTTCCTCTCAAACACACAGAGGTACAAGCCAAAGTTGCGGGAAATATCTCGCGGGTGGAAGTTACCCAAACCTTTGAAAATCCTTTCACTACAACGCTGGAAGCCGTCTACATCTTCCCGTTACCCGATGAAGCAGCCGTCGATGATATGCTGATTCGGATTGGCGATCGCACTATCAAAGGTAGCATCAAAAAACGTCAAGAAGCGCAACAAATTTACGAGCAAGCCAAACAGCAAGGACGCACCGCCGGACTCCTAGAACAAGAACGCGATAACATTTTTACTCAATCTCTTGCTAACATCAAGCCTGGGGAAGAAATTGATGTAATTATTCGCTATTCCGATAGCCTGAAATTCGAGGCGGGGAATTATGAATTTGTGTTTCCAATGGTAGTTGGCCCGCGTTACATTCCAGGCACAACAATTGAGGGAAATACAACTGGGGGTGGTTCTGCTGCTGCACCGATGACTTTAAATCAAGATACCGATTTAGTGCCGGATGCTTCGCGCTTGAATGCTCCCATTTTACCATCAGGAACTCGCTCCCGACACGATATTAATGTAAATGTCGAAATTGATGCGGGTGTGGCAATTCGGGATGTGCGATCGCCATCTCACCAAATCCAGGTTACTCATGAAGAACAAATCGTGCGAGTAAAACTGGCCGATGGAGATACCATTTCCAACAAAGACTTAATTTTACGCTATCAAGTGACAGGCGATCGCACACAAACCACCGTCTTAACCCAAGCTGACGAAAAAGGCGGACACTTCGCAGTTTACTTAATTCCCGCAATTGCATATCAACCGAATCAAAAGATTGGTAAAGATGTCGTCTTTCTCATCGACACATCTGGCTCGCAAGCTGGTGCGCCGCTAATGCAATGTCAGGAATTGATGCGCCGCTTTATCAACGAATTAAATCCAGACGATACCTTCAGCATCATTGATTTTGCCAATACAACTCAGCAACTCTCCCCCGTTCCTCTAGCCAATACACCGCACAATCGATCGCTGGCAATTCAATACATCAACAAGTTAAATGCAGGTGGCGGAACCGAATTGCTGCGCGGTATTCGCGCCGTTTTGAATTTCCCAGTCACAGATCCGGGACGGTTGCGGAGTATTGTGTTGTTGACCGACGGTTATATCGGTAACGAAAATCAAATTTTGGCAGAAGTACAACGACATCTCAAATCTGGAAATCGCCTCTATAGTTTTGGTGCGGGTAGTTCCGTGAATCGTTTCTTGCTCAACCGCATTGCCGAAATAGGTCGGGGTATTTCTCGAATTATTCGACACGATGAACCGACTGATGAAGTAGTCGAGAAATTCTTCCGGCAAATCAACAATCCCGTTCTCGCTAATATTAACTTGCAATGGGAAGGCGATGGTGAATCTCCAACTATCTATCCTTCCACACCACCAGATTTATTTGCAGAACAACCATTAGTTTTGTTCGGGCGCAAACAGGATTGTCGTGCTGGCAAGTTGCACGTTACCGGAGTTGCAGCGGGTGGTACTCGCTATCAACAAACTTTTAATTTGAACTTTCAAGAAACGGGAAATCCTGCGATCGCACAACTTTGGGGACGTTCTCGCATCAAAGATTTGATGAATCGGATGGTCAGCGGAGATACAAAGGCAGGTGTGGAAGCGGTGACGGATACTGCTCTTACCTATCAATTGTTATCGCAATATACCGCTTTTGTGGCAGTCAGTGATGATGTGCGAGTCGATCCAACAGATGCTTCTGTCTCTGTGCAAGTACCTGTGGAAATGCCGGAAGGTGTTAGTTATGAAGGTATTTTTGGCAACGTTGCTTACAATTCTGCTCCCGCAATAGCTCGCGCTGCATCCGATCCACCTGAGTTTTTGCAACGCCGAAAAGTCAACTATTCTGCTACAGTACGTCCAGCACCTATGTCTCCTTCCAGTCCGGCTTCTGCAATGGAGTCATCTGATGAGTTCGATATCACGCTGATAAATCCAGGCTTGATGTTTGAAGACGATGAACAGTTGCAAGCACCTAATCCCCAACGCCCTGGAATACCTCCTGCGCGTCGTTCCCCTGGAATGTCTTCTGTCCCTCGCCTACAGGTTATCAGCGCCACCGGACTGGATAACAGTGCGATCGCACTTCTCACCCAACATCTAGAATCGATTCAATTAGCGGCAGGTGTCAGTGGCGATTTAGTCTTTGAGTTACAGGTGAGTAAGGGACGGGTGAGACAGGTTGTTTTGGATGAGCAAGCATCTTCTGTGAAAGAACAAACCGTAATTGAGGCAATTCGTCGAGCGCTGCTGATTTGGCGACCAATGCCAAGTATTACGAGTACCGTTGTTGTGACATTACGAATTCAACCGTAA
- a CDS encoding HEAT repeat domain-containing protein, protein MSHSNIESLLEDCRSGDPYRQAPAIIKLRKLEAYKAVPTLVELLASPEEDIRMLAVEALGWLGDEEIETVGPALVKMLADSEDLVRSDAVDALATLDYTTAIEPIKSLLRSDSDWVVRASAAEALGDLAEVGDPEVLAELELALDDPIEPVRAYSACAIGLLGTQEILPKLEVYLSSEESLATKAEILVARYRLGVRDDLTKLLKLLEDADEHLVGIILNILRDLAERKVPLTLALDAPQIRQILTAIAQSFPIHRNYAERVIAQLKEVELQFTTK, encoded by the coding sequence ATGAGTCACTCTAATATAGAGTCTTTACTGGAAGACTGTCGATCGGGCGATCCTTACAGACAAGCACCAGCAATCATAAAGCTACGAAAGTTAGAAGCCTATAAAGCTGTCCCGACCTTAGTTGAGTTGCTTGCTTCCCCTGAAGAAGATATTCGGATGCTTGCAGTAGAGGCATTAGGATGGCTGGGAGACGAAGAAATTGAGACGGTTGGCCCTGCACTTGTAAAAATGTTAGCTGACTCAGAAGACCTTGTTAGATCCGATGCAGTGGATGCGCTCGCCACACTCGACTACACAACAGCGATCGAACCAATTAAGTCTCTCCTTCGTAGTGACTCTGATTGGGTTGTAAGAGCTTCAGCCGCAGAAGCATTGGGTGATTTGGCTGAAGTAGGAGACCCAGAGGTTTTAGCAGAGCTTGAATTAGCCCTAGACGATCCTATTGAGCCTGTTCGAGCTTATTCAGCTTGCGCTATAGGGCTTTTAGGGACACAAGAGATTCTGCCCAAACTTGAGGTGTACTTATCATCAGAAGAGTCCCTAGCTACAAAAGCTGAAATCCTAGTTGCCAGATATCGATTAGGTGTTCGCGATGATTTAACTAAGCTGCTAAAATTACTCGAAGATGCTGATGAGCATCTGGTAGGTATCATTCTTAACATTCTACGAGACTTAGCAGAACGAAAAGTCCCTCTAACCCTTGCTCTTGATGCGCCGCAGATTCGTCAAATTCTGACTGCAATTGCACAGTCTTTTCCTATTCACCGAAATTACGCTGAACGGGTTATTGCTCAATTAAAAGAAGTAGAACTTCAATTCACAACCAAATGA
- a CDS encoding class I SAM-dependent methyltransferase, which yields MTENIPNKKEQLFDLWAPNYDWLFTSVFYQAIHVRLLEYINLPPQSHILDLGCGTGKLLNRLAANFSDLRGIGLDLSTQMIHIARMKNCHRPRLIYIKGNAVALTFADNEFDAVFNTLSFLHYPVPEQVFQEVSRVLNTQGRFYLVDITTWRKLDSEYEHRAFLPNNIRFYSPKAREELGREAGLNCLGHYYLLGPVLLTIFAK from the coding sequence ATGACCGAGAATATACCGAATAAAAAAGAGCAACTTTTTGATTTGTGGGCACCTAACTACGATTGGCTTTTTACATCAGTTTTTTACCAAGCTATCCACGTTAGGCTACTAGAATATATCAATTTACCGCCACAATCTCACATTCTAGATCTTGGCTGCGGTACGGGAAAGCTACTCAATCGTTTAGCTGCTAACTTTTCCGATTTACGCGGTATTGGGCTGGATTTATCCACCCAAATGATACATATTGCTCGTATGAAAAATTGTCATCGCCCTCGTTTGATTTATATAAAAGGAAATGCCGTTGCTCTTACTTTTGCAGATAATGAATTTGATGCGGTTTTTAATACTCTGAGTTTTCTCCACTACCCCGTACCCGAGCAAGTTTTTCAAGAAGTAAGTCGGGTATTAAATACCCAAGGACGCTTTTATCTAGTAGATATAACAACTTGGAGAAAACTCGATTCGGAATATGAGCATAGAGCTTTTTTGCCTAATAATATCCGATTTTATAGTCCAAAGGCACGGGAAGAGTTAGGGAGAGAAGCAGGATTAAATTGTTTGGGTCACTACTATTTGTTAGGGCCAGTTCTGTTGACGATTTTTGCTAAATAA
- the bicA gene encoding bicarbonate transporter BicA, with the protein MERGSPKSDLWNPRTFRSRRMSTLALAFGVASGVGPIGGLYGAICVGFFAALFGGTPTLISEPTGPMTVVMTAIVAGLTASNPDKGLAMAFTVVMLAGLFQIVFGVFKLGKYITLMPYSVISGFMSGIGVILVILQIAPFLGQAAPKGGVLGTVTAIPQLIANLNPPEAILGLLTVGIIFLMPKKLKRFVPPQLVALIVGTVISLTVFQGVEIRRIGEIPVGLPPLQFPTFTPGQVTVMLVDGVMLGMLGCIDTLLTAVIADSLTRTEHKSDKELIGQGIGNIVSGLCGGLPGAGATMGTVVNIQTGATTAVSGLTRALVLLVVVLGAAKLTQPIPMAVLAGIALKVGIDILDWSFLKRSHKVSLKGSAIMYGVLLLTVFVDLIVAVGIGVFIANILTIERLSSLQSQEVKLIADTDDDARLSEEEKFLLDKGKGRVLLFYLSGPMIFGLSKAIAREHNAMKDADALVMDLTDVPLLGVTASLAIENAIRDAYDKGLQIYIVGASEKIQRRLQKLGLFDLITSEHILSDRTVALRQAVDLVYNKEAVA; encoded by the coding sequence TGCTATTTGCGTCGGCTTCTTTGCAGCTTTATTCGGCGGCACTCCCACGCTGATTTCCGAACCGACTGGCCCAATGACTGTGGTGATGACGGCGATCGTCGCCGGACTCACCGCCAGCAATCCAGACAAGGGTTTGGCGATGGCATTTACCGTTGTTATGCTGGCAGGGCTTTTTCAGATCGTATTTGGGGTTTTCAAATTAGGGAAATACATTACCCTGATGCCTTATAGCGTAATCTCCGGCTTTATGTCGGGGATTGGCGTGATTCTGGTTATTCTACAAATTGCACCCTTTTTAGGCCAAGCAGCGCCAAAGGGGGGTGTTTTGGGCACCGTAACGGCGATTCCGCAATTGATTGCCAATTTGAATCCACCGGAGGCAATTCTAGGTCTCTTGACGGTGGGGATCATTTTCCTCATGCCCAAAAAGCTGAAGCGCTTTGTGCCTCCCCAACTGGTGGCGTTGATTGTTGGAACTGTGATTTCTCTGACAGTATTTCAAGGTGTGGAAATTCGCCGCATTGGCGAAATTCCGGTGGGCCTTCCCCCATTGCAATTCCCTACTTTTACACCCGGTCAAGTGACAGTGATGTTAGTGGATGGGGTGATGTTGGGAATGCTGGGTTGTATCGATACCTTGCTGACAGCGGTGATCGCAGATAGTCTCACCCGGACTGAACATAAATCCGATAAGGAATTGATCGGTCAAGGCATCGGCAATATTGTTTCCGGTCTGTGCGGTGGCTTACCGGGTGCAGGTGCGACGATGGGAACGGTGGTCAACATCCAAACGGGTGCAACCACAGCGGTATCGGGTTTAACAAGGGCGTTAGTGCTGCTAGTGGTGGTTTTGGGCGCTGCCAAGCTGACCCAACCGATTCCGATGGCAGTGTTGGCAGGGATTGCGCTGAAAGTCGGGATTGATATTCTTGACTGGAGTTTCTTGAAGCGATCGCACAAGGTATCCCTCAAGGGTTCCGCGATCATGTACGGGGTATTGCTCTTAACTGTATTTGTGGATTTGATTGTGGCAGTAGGTATAGGTGTGTTTATCGCCAATATTCTTACTATCGAACGGTTGAGTAGTTTGCAATCTCAGGAAGTTAAGCTGATTGCCGATACAGATGACGATGCACGATTGAGCGAAGAGGAGAAGTTCCTACTGGATAAAGGCAAAGGGCGCGTGCTGTTATTTTACCTGAGTGGCCCAATGATTTTTGGCTTATCGAAAGCGATCGCACGCGAACACAATGCCATGAAGGATGCAGATGCGTTAGTAATGGATCTCACCGATGTGCCTTTGCTGGGAGTGACTGCTTCGCTGGCGATCGAAAATGCGATTCGCGATGCCTATGATAAAGGGTTGCAGATCTATATCGTCGGTGCGAGTGAGAAAATTCAGCGCCGCTTACAGAAGTTGGGACTGTTCGATCTAATTACCTCAGAACATATCTTGAGCGATCGCACGGTCGCCCTGCGTCAAGCCGTTGACCTGGTTTACAACAAAGAGGCAGTCGCCTAA
- a CDS encoding cation:proton antiporter, with the protein MFLNHTITALTGMTSPLFPSPLLATVEAENSPIVLTGVLLSLVIIYLASKIGAEIAKRLDFPPVLGELVAGVIVGVSALHLIIFPESGLSASDSVVMTILEWINHLSPAAATSIFESQSEVISVLAELGVIILLFEIGLESDLRQLKEVGYQATIVACVGVAVPFAAGTVGLMTLFHVPAIPAIFAGAALTATSIGITSKVLSELGQLKSKEGQIIVGAAVIDDVLGIIVLAVVASLAKTGEIDVTNVIYLIVSATAFLIGSILLGGIFNKTFERIVNQLKTRGNIVIPAFIFAYFMAFLGNAIHLEAILGAFAAGLVLDESDARNELDELVKPVADLVVPIFFVTVGARADLGVLNPTVPENRAGLSIAVFLMVVAIVGKIVTGWSVFGQPGINRLAIGVGMIPRGEVGLVFAGIGSASGVLSKPLEVSIIIMVILTTFLAPPFLRLAFGEPVEPPSTGEPAREQPVLGGESQPTP; encoded by the coding sequence ATGTTTTTGAACCATACAATTACAGCTTTAACTGGGATGACATCCCCGCTTTTCCCCTCGCCCTTGTTGGCAACTGTCGAGGCAGAAAATTCACCGATCGTTCTCACCGGAGTTCTGCTGAGTTTGGTGATAATTTATCTAGCCAGTAAAATTGGCGCAGAAATAGCCAAACGGTTAGATTTTCCGCCAGTTCTGGGGGAATTGGTGGCCGGTGTAATCGTCGGGGTATCTGCATTACACCTGATTATCTTTCCCGAAAGCGGGCTGTCTGCCTCTGATTCAGTGGTGATGACGATTCTGGAATGGATTAATCATCTCTCCCCCGCAGCTGCCACAAGTATATTTGAATCCCAGAGTGAAGTCATTTCCGTGCTAGCAGAATTGGGCGTGATTATTCTGCTATTTGAAATCGGTCTGGAATCCGATTTGCGACAATTAAAAGAAGTGGGATATCAAGCCACGATTGTAGCTTGTGTGGGGGTGGCAGTTCCTTTTGCAGCAGGTACTGTTGGCTTGATGACGTTATTCCACGTTCCCGCGATTCCGGCAATTTTTGCAGGGGCTGCTTTAACGGCAACAAGCATTGGGATTACATCCAAAGTATTGTCTGAATTAGGACAGCTGAAATCGAAAGAAGGTCAAATCATTGTTGGTGCTGCTGTCATTGATGATGTGCTGGGAATTATCGTCCTGGCTGTTGTCGCCAGTTTAGCGAAAACGGGTGAAATTGATGTTACTAATGTCATCTATTTGATTGTCAGTGCAACCGCTTTTCTGATCGGTTCCATTCTCTTGGGTGGCATCTTCAATAAAACCTTTGAGCGGATCGTCAATCAACTCAAAACTCGTGGCAATATCGTCATCCCAGCATTTATATTTGCCTATTTCATGGCATTTCTGGGCAATGCAATTCACCTGGAAGCGATTTTGGGTGCGTTTGCTGCTGGTTTAGTTCTAGATGAAAGCGATGCTCGCAACGAATTAGATGAACTGGTGAAGCCGGTCGCCGATTTGGTAGTGCCCATTTTCTTTGTGACAGTGGGAGCGAGAGCCGATTTGGGTGTTTTGAATCCGACCGTACCTGAAAATCGGGCTGGATTGTCGATCGCTGTATTTTTGATGGTGGTTGCTATTGTCGGCAAGATAGTGACAGGCTGGTCGGTGTTCGGTCAACCCGGTATTAATCGATTGGCGATCGGAGTTGGTATGATTCCACGGGGAGAAGTCGGGTTAGTGTTTGCCGGTATCGGTTCTGCCAGTGGCGTTCTCAGTAAGCCCTTGGAAGTATCGATTATTATCATGGTGATTCTCACCACATTTCTAGCACCGCCGTTTCTGCGCTTGGCTTTTGGTGAGCCAGTGGAACCGCCAAGCACAGGAGAACCTGCCAGGGAACAACCAGTTTTAGGGGGTGAATCTCAGCCAACACCGTGA
- a CDS encoding cupin domain-containing protein, with the protein MDIKIERQPSQEYLNRLGVSKWPIWTKEVSEFPWTYDEAETCYFLEGDVVVTPLGGQSVQVGKGDLVTFPAGMSCTWNIKKDVRKHYMFG; encoded by the coding sequence ATGGACATCAAAATTGAACGTCAACCCAGTCAAGAATATCTCAACCGATTGGGAGTATCGAAATGGCCGATTTGGACTAAAGAAGTATCGGAATTTCCCTGGACTTACGACGAGGCGGAAACTTGTTATTTTCTGGAAGGCGATGTGGTTGTAACCCCCCTTGGCGGACAGTCGGTGCAAGTTGGAAAAGGCGACTTGGTGACGTTTCCAGCGGGAATGTCTTGCACTTGGAACATCAAGAAAGATGTCAGAAAGCATTATATGTTTGGCTAA
- a CDS encoding ABC transporter ATP-binding protein, with protein MIRRKKANAARLIWQRLRQYLGLFQYNARAIILVWSTNRILTIVLAILTLIAGLLPGAVAYIGKLIVDAVVHASGEAQTNYRTNALSYVGLEALLVILLTGTQRSLSLCQSLLRVQLGQKVNVLILEKALTLDLPYFEDSEFYDKMNTARREASSRPLSLVNRTFKLVQDALSLVAYGGLLLQFSVWAVPVLAFSAVPAFVAETRFALEAFRLFRWRSPENRQQSYLETLIAREDYAKEVKLYQLGPMLLQRYRDIFQRLYGEDRDLTVRRGFWGFLLGLLSIAAFYLAYAWIVLEAIAHRITLGDMTMYLMVFRQGQSTFSSILTSIGGMYEDNLYLSNLYEFLEQEIPKSNGQATFGLIPHDGVRFEDVYFTYPGKSQPALKGISLHLKPGEKLAIVGENGSGKTTLIKLLTRLYVPSRGRILLDGLDLQSWDISVLHRRMSVIFQDFVRYQFTVGENVGVGDVKNLEDLERWQIASEKSQAKPFIESMPNGFFTQLGRWFKGGTELSGGQWQKIALARAFMRTEADILVLDEPTAAMDAMAEAEIFERLSQLTKNQMLVLISHRFSTVRIADKIVVLSEGTILEQGTHAELLKAQGLYQKLFSIQAAGYQ; from the coding sequence ATGATTCGTCGTAAAAAAGCCAATGCTGCAAGACTAATTTGGCAACGCCTACGCCAATACCTGGGGCTATTCCAGTACAACGCTCGCGCTATAATCTTAGTCTGGAGTACAAACCGCATCCTCACAATCGTTCTTGCCATCCTCACCCTAATTGCTGGTTTGCTACCAGGGGCAGTAGCTTACATCGGCAAGTTAATTGTAGATGCAGTAGTCCATGCTTCTGGCGAAGCACAAACAAATTATCGCACCAATGCTTTAAGTTATGTTGGATTGGAGGCTCTCTTAGTTATCTTATTAACAGGCACGCAAAGAAGTCTCTCCCTCTGCCAATCTTTACTGCGAGTTCAATTAGGGCAAAAAGTTAACGTTCTCATCTTAGAAAAAGCGCTCACCCTCGACCTTCCCTACTTCGAGGATTCCGAATTTTATGACAAAATGAATACGGCGCGGCGCGAAGCATCAAGTCGTCCTTTGAGTTTAGTAAACCGAACTTTCAAGTTAGTTCAAGATGCTCTTTCCCTTGTCGCTTACGGCGGTTTGTTGCTGCAATTTTCAGTATGGGCAGTACCGGTACTCGCTTTTTCTGCCGTACCTGCCTTCGTTGCCGAAACTCGCTTTGCTTTGGAAGCATTTCGCCTGTTTCGGTGGCGTTCTCCGGAAAACAGACAGCAAAGTTATTTGGAAACTTTAATCGCTAGAGAAGACTACGCCAAAGAAGTTAAACTGTACCAGTTGGGACCAATGTTGCTACAACGCTATCGGGATATTTTTCAACGACTCTACGGCGAAGACCGGGATTTGACTGTACGCCGGGGATTTTGGGGTTTCTTGTTGGGATTGCTGAGTATAGCTGCTTTTTATCTTGCTTATGCTTGGATTGTACTAGAAGCGATCGCACATCGCATCACCCTTGGAGATATGACCATGTACTTGATGGTATTCCGTCAAGGACAGTCTACTTTTTCCTCCATTCTTACCTCCATCGGTGGGATGTACGAAGATAACTTGTATCTATCCAACTTATATGAATTTCTAGAACAAGAAATCCCCAAATCTAATGGTCAAGCTACCTTTGGTTTAATTCCCCACGATGGGGTTCGTTTCGAGGATGTATACTTCACTTATCCGGGAAAATCCCAACCAGCTTTAAAGGGTATTTCACTACACCTGAAACCAGGAGAAAAATTGGCCATAGTCGGTGAAAATGGCTCTGGAAAAACTACTTTAATTAAGCTTTTAACGAGATTGTACGTACCTTCTAGAGGACGCATTCTGCTGGATGGATTGGATTTGCAGTCATGGGACATATCGGTACTGCACCGACGCATGAGCGTCATTTTTCAGGATTTTGTTCGTTACCAATTTACAGTAGGAGAAAATGTCGGTGTTGGCGATGTGAAAAACTTAGAAGATTTAGAACGTTGGCAAATTGCTTCCGAAAAGAGTCAAGCTAAACCTTTTATCGAATCTATGCCTAATGGGTTTTTTACTCAGTTGGGGCGATGGTTTAAAGGAGGAACGGAACTTTCTGGCGGACAGTGGCAAAAAATAGCTCTCGCACGCGCATTTATGCGAACTGAAGCAGATATTTTGGTGTTGGACGAACCGACGGCAGCAATGGATGCGATGGCAGAAGCAGAGATTTTTGAACGCTTATCCCAACTTACTAAAAATCAAATGCTTGTGCTGATTTCCCACCGCTTTTCTACTGTGCGTATAGCCGATAAAATTGTGGTGCTGTCGGAAGGAACTATTCTAGAACAAGGGACTCACGCCGAATTGTTGAAGGCACAGGGACTTTACCAAAAGCTTTTTTCAATTCAGGCAGCGGGATATCAGTAG
- a CDS encoding Mo-dependent nitrogenase C-terminal domain-containing protein, with protein MMLTDNRDVTLPAASTSSQQSLQAAKLIEPQFDLLQPVRQWLDQIEVRDAKFAKLLYKVIPAQCPFERDIILFGRKVAHIPPLCKLNPLYDQLVGLRFRALCYLVDRCGIDIMSYS; from the coding sequence ATGATGCTGACTGACAATCGGGATGTTACTCTACCTGCTGCAAGCACCAGTTCTCAACAAAGTCTGCAAGCTGCCAAACTGATCGAACCCCAATTCGATTTGCTGCAACCTGTGCGTCAGTGGCTTGACCAAATCGAGGTTCGGGACGCCAAATTTGCTAAACTGCTCTACAAAGTTATTCCCGCTCAGTGTCCGTTTGAACGCGATATCATACTCTTCGGTCGCAAGGTCGCCCATATTCCACCCTTGTGCAAGCTCAATCCGCTTTACGATCAATTAGTAGGTTTGCGTTTTCGCGCCCTTTGTTATTTAGTCGATCGATGTGGTATTGATATAATGTCTTACTCCTGA
- a CDS encoding dual specificity protein phosphatase family protein, translating into MYKFAAASEDESIVFGAARPGYRNIQVDRWIEFMQKQNIERVCCLLPQTQLARYADLLGTYRNVFGLDRVCWAPIEDFQLSDRQTLIEEILPFLAFANQQNEKVVVHCSGGIGRTGHILAAWLVSGRGLSNQDAIAAVRRTGRNPYEAAIVAPLKGRNPWKVAAELNALLNDCRDTKN; encoded by the coding sequence ATGTATAAGTTTGCTGCCGCTTCAGAAGACGAATCGATCGTATTTGGTGCTGCTAGACCTGGATACAGAAATATACAGGTCGATCGCTGGATTGAATTTATGCAGAAGCAAAACATCGAGCGCGTTTGCTGCTTGCTTCCTCAAACTCAGCTAGCTCGCTATGCAGATTTGCTGGGAACGTATCGAAATGTATTTGGTTTAGATCGGGTTTGTTGGGCACCTATTGAGGATTTTCAATTAAGCGATCGTCAAACCTTAATTGAGGAAATTTTACCTTTTTTAGCTTTTGCAAACCAACAAAATGAGAAAGTTGTCGTGCATTGTTCTGGTGGAATTGGACGCACAGGACACATTTTAGCAGCTTGGTTAGTGAGTGGGCGAGGATTGTCCAACCAAGATGCGATCGCAGCAGTGAGGCGAACGGGGAGGAATCCCTATGAAGCAGCGATAGTCGCTCCCCTGAAAGGTCGAAATCCCTGGAAAGTCGCGGCGGAACTCAACGCACTGCTCAATGATTGTCGGGATACTAAAAATTAG